The Streptomyces sp. NBC_01353 genome contains a region encoding:
- the pafA gene encoding Pup--protein ligase, translating into MDRRIFGLENEYGVTCTFRGQRRLSPDEVARYLFRRVVSWGRSSNVFLRNGARLYLDVGSHPEYATPECDNVTELVTHDKAGERILEGLLVDAERRLHEEGIAGDVYLFKNNTDSAGNSYGCHENYLVARHGEFSRLADILIPFLVTRQLICGAGKVLQTPRGAVYCVSQRAEHIWEGVSSATTRSRPIINTRDEPHADAERYRRLHVIVGDSNMSETTMLLKVGATDLVLRMIEAGTVMRDLTLENPIRAIREVSHDITGQRKVRLASGREASALEVQREYYEKAADFVDRRGIRTGTVAQVLELWGRTLDAIEAEDLDRIGTEIDWVMKYKLIERYRAKNNMTMSHPRVAQIDLAYHDIHRRRGLYYLLERKGQAARICNDLKIFEGKSVPPQTTRARLRGDFIRRAQEQRRDFTVDWVHLKLNDQAQRTVLCKDPFRSVDDRVEKLIAGM; encoded by the coding sequence ATGGACCGCCGCATTTTCGGGCTGGAGAACGAGTACGGCGTCACGTGCACGTTCAGGGGACAGCGCCGACTGTCTCCTGACGAAGTGGCGCGCTACCTCTTCCGCCGTGTTGTGTCATGGGGCCGCAGCAGCAATGTCTTCCTGCGGAACGGCGCCCGCCTGTACCTCGACGTGGGTTCGCATCCGGAATACGCAACACCTGAATGCGACAACGTGACCGAACTGGTCACGCACGACAAGGCGGGCGAACGCATTCTCGAAGGCCTGCTCGTCGACGCCGAACGCCGCCTGCACGAGGAGGGAATCGCCGGCGACGTCTATCTCTTCAAGAACAACACCGACTCGGCGGGAAACTCCTACGGCTGCCACGAGAACTATCTCGTCGCCCGCCACGGAGAGTTCTCCCGGCTCGCGGACATCCTCATTCCCTTCCTCGTCACCCGACAGCTCATCTGCGGCGCCGGAAAGGTGCTTCAGACCCCGCGTGGCGCGGTCTACTGCGTCTCCCAGCGGGCCGAGCACATCTGGGAGGGCGTCAGTTCCGCGACGACCCGTTCCCGACCCATCATCAACACCCGTGACGAGCCGCACGCGGACGCCGAGCGCTACCGCCGGCTGCACGTCATCGTCGGCGACTCGAACATGTCCGAGACGACCATGTTGCTCAAGGTCGGCGCCACCGACCTCGTGCTCCGCATGATCGAGGCGGGCACCGTGATGCGCGACCTGACCTTGGAGAACCCGATCCGGGCCATCCGCGAGGTCAGCCACGACATCACCGGCCAGCGCAAGGTCCGCCTCGCCAGCGGCCGCGAGGCCTCCGCCCTGGAGGTCCAGCGGGAGTACTACGAGAAGGCCGCCGACTTCGTCGACCGTCGGGGCATCCGTACGGGCACGGTCGCCCAGGTCCTGGAGCTGTGGGGCCGCACGCTGGACGCCATCGAGGCCGAGGACCTCGACCGCATCGGCACCGAGATCGACTGGGTCATGAAGTACAAGCTCATCGAGCGGTACCGGGCGAAGAACAACATGACCATGTCGCACCCCCGGGTCGCCCAGATAGACCTCGCGTACCACGACATCCACCGCCGCCGCGGGCTCTACTACCTCCTGGAGAGGAAGGGCCAGGCGGCCCGGATCTGCAACGACCTGAAGATCTTCGAGGGCAAGTCGGTGCCCCCGCAGACCACGAGGGCGCGGCTGCGCGGCGATTTCATCCGCCGCGCGCAGGAGCAGCGGCGGGACTTCACCGTCGACTGGGTCCACCTCAAGCTCAACGACCAGGCGCAGCGCACCGTGTTGTGCAAGGACCCCTTCCGGTCGGTCGACGACCGGGTGGAAAAGCTGATCGCCGGAATGTAG
- a CDS encoding FKBP-type peptidyl-prolyl cis-trans isomerase, producing the protein MRRLAGLLVVPLLLLSTAACGSDDKGSDNASMKNGLPAITAGEKFGEKPTLAKGEGEPPKELKVNVISEGDGAVTKKGDALQVNYLGQAWDSTTPFDNSFDRGQPFELTLGAGQVIKGWDQGLEGQKVGSRVEIGIPPNLGYGAQGQGDIKPNATLVFVVDILKATTVPKSAEGTEVAQENKDLPKVGTNTDGKAPSLTVPKVDPPTKLVSNYVLESKGEVVKATDTVVVNYVAALWKDGKVFDSTYATGKTANFPLEQLTLKGLKNGIVGKKVGSRILIVAPPAEAFGDQEQQGIPKGSTLVFALDILAKM; encoded by the coding sequence GTGCGCCGACTTGCCGGCCTACTGGTCGTCCCGCTGCTGCTGCTCTCGACAGCGGCCTGCGGCAGCGACGACAAGGGCTCCGATAACGCCTCGATGAAGAACGGACTGCCCGCCATCACCGCGGGTGAGAAGTTCGGGGAGAAGCCCACGCTCGCGAAGGGGGAGGGCGAGCCGCCGAAGGAGCTCAAGGTCAATGTGATCAGCGAGGGCGACGGCGCGGTCACGAAGAAGGGCGACGCGCTCCAGGTGAACTACCTGGGTCAGGCCTGGGACTCCACCACGCCCTTCGACAACAGCTTCGACCGCGGTCAGCCGTTCGAGCTGACCCTGGGCGCCGGTCAGGTCATCAAGGGCTGGGACCAGGGCCTGGAGGGTCAGAAGGTCGGCAGCCGTGTCGAGATCGGCATCCCGCCGAACCTCGGTTACGGCGCGCAGGGGCAGGGCGACATCAAGCCCAACGCGACCCTCGTCTTCGTGGTGGACATCCTGAAGGCCACCACGGTCCCCAAGTCCGCCGAGGGCACCGAGGTCGCCCAGGAGAACAAGGACCTGCCGAAGGTCGGTACGAACACCGACGGCAAGGCGCCTTCGCTGACCGTCCCGAAGGTCGACCCGCCGACCAAGCTCGTCTCCAACTACGTGCTGGAGTCCAAGGGCGAGGTCGTCAAGGCCACCGACACGGTCGTCGTGAACTACGTCGCGGCGCTGTGGAAGGACGGCAAGGTCTTCGACTCGACGTACGCGACGGGCAAGACCGCGAACTTCCCGCTCGAGCAGCTGACGCTCAAGGGTCTGAAGAACGGCATCGTCGGCAAGAAGGTCGGCAGCCGCATCCTGATCGTCGCCCCGCCGGCCGAGGCCTTCGGCGACCAGGAACAGCAGGGAATCCCGAAGGGTTCCACGCTGGTGTTCGCACTCGACATCCTGGCCAAGATGTAA
- a CDS encoding FKBP-type peptidyl-prolyl cis-trans isomerase, with amino-acid sequence MSIEKPEVDFPGGEPPADLEIKDIWEGDGPEAKAGATVSVHYVGVAFSTGEEFDSSWNRGTPLQFQLGVGQVIAGWDKGVQGMKVGGRRQLIIPAHLAYGDRGAGGKIAPGEALIFVCDLVAV; translated from the coding sequence GTGAGCATCGAGAAGCCCGAGGTCGACTTCCCGGGCGGCGAGCCGCCGGCCGACCTGGAGATCAAGGACATCTGGGAGGGCGACGGCCCCGAGGCCAAGGCAGGCGCCACGGTCTCCGTCCACTACGTGGGCGTCGCCTTCTCCACCGGCGAGGAGTTCGATTCCTCGTGGAACCGTGGCACTCCGCTGCAGTTCCAGCTCGGTGTCGGCCAGGTCATCGCCGGCTGGGACAAGGGCGTGCAGGGCATGAAGGTCGGCGGCCGCCGACAGCTGATCATCCCCGCTCACCTCGCCTACGGCGACCGTGGCGCCGGGGGCAAGATCGCCCCGGGCGAGGCCCTGATCTTCGTCTGCGACCTGGTCGCCGTCTGA
- a CDS encoding WYL domain-containing protein — MAIAKAERLMNLALCLLGTRRPLSKRELRDSIEAYVEAVRPGNGAAGGDDAFNRMFERDKDDLRELGLVIETVENLEGEIGYLARRDSNRLPPITLDAEEAAALGLAAKVWQQARLAGAASGALQKLRAAGMPEAEDSYDAQHSALEPRIPVHETAFEPLMLACRDRRPVVFDYRKATAARPETRQVEPWTLECWRGHWYLAGWDRDRGAERVFRLSRITGRVRSRAGAFTAPVPDVVTVRETVERWAGEIATRSARIRLRTGCGYPLRARAQSVQEGTDGWDELEIPYGHGLDAWLVEFGPDVVVLEPADLRADVVDRLRAVAKG; from the coding sequence ATGGCGATTGCCAAGGCCGAGCGGCTGATGAATCTGGCCCTCTGTCTGCTCGGGACACGCCGGCCGCTCTCCAAGCGTGAGCTGCGGGACTCAATCGAGGCATACGTCGAGGCCGTCAGGCCGGGCAACGGCGCTGCCGGTGGCGACGACGCCTTCAACCGGATGTTCGAGCGCGACAAGGACGATCTGCGCGAGCTCGGTCTGGTCATCGAGACCGTCGAGAACCTCGAGGGCGAGATCGGTTATCTGGCCCGCCGCGACTCCAACCGGCTCCCCCCGATCACGCTCGACGCCGAGGAGGCCGCGGCCCTCGGTCTCGCCGCCAAGGTGTGGCAGCAGGCCCGCCTCGCCGGAGCGGCCAGCGGGGCCCTGCAGAAGCTGCGCGCCGCCGGGATGCCCGAGGCCGAGGACTCGTACGACGCCCAGCACAGCGCGCTCGAGCCCCGCATCCCCGTCCACGAGACGGCCTTCGAGCCTCTGATGCTGGCCTGCCGCGACCGGCGCCCGGTCGTCTTCGACTACCGCAAGGCGACGGCCGCGCGCCCCGAGACCCGCCAGGTCGAGCCGTGGACCCTGGAGTGCTGGCGCGGCCACTGGTACCTGGCCGGCTGGGACCGCGACCGCGGTGCCGAGCGCGTCTTCCGCCTCTCCCGTATCACCGGCAGGGTCCGCTCGCGGGCCGGCGCCTTCACCGCGCCGGTGCCGGACGTCGTCACCGTCCGCGAGACCGTCGAGAGGTGGGCGGGCGAGATCGCGACCCGCTCCGCCCGGATCCGGCTGCGCACCGGCTGCGGCTATCCGCTGCGGGCCCGGGCGCAGTCCGTACAGGAAGGTACGGACGGCTGGGACGAGCTGGAGATTCCGTACGGACACGGTCTGGACGCGTGGCTGGTGGAGTTCGGTCCCGATGTCGTCGTGCTCGAGCCCGCGGACCTGCGGGCCGATGTGGTGGACCGGCTGCGCGCCGTGGCCAAGGGCTGA
- a CDS encoding WYL domain-containing protein has translation MAANAIDQTRRMLSLVTYLRERPGAHVADVARAFGITEDELISDLDVLPMCGTSFRGGDLLDIDTDGDRIWWHNPDDVAEPLRLAADEATALLVAARAVATLPGLRESDREALLRATAKLETAAGEAAGASSRLSVTFESEGGVFAEVDRAISERRRLWVRYYSPARDELTEREVDPIRLFAVGHTYMEAWCRLSEARRTFRLDRVAEIRILDEQSAPPEIELRDLSEGLVQPSAEDPEVVVEVGPGGRWVAEYYPHDRADELPDGGLRITLRTPAPASLRRLALRLGSDGRIVSPQDLADSAREAATAALAAYDGQE, from the coding sequence ATGGCTGCGAACGCGATCGACCAGACGAGGCGGATGCTCTCCCTCGTGACCTACCTCCGGGAACGGCCCGGTGCGCATGTCGCCGATGTCGCCCGCGCCTTCGGGATCACCGAGGACGAGCTGATCTCCGACCTCGATGTGCTGCCCATGTGCGGCACGAGCTTCCGCGGCGGCGATCTCCTGGACATCGACACGGACGGCGACCGTATCTGGTGGCACAACCCGGACGATGTCGCCGAGCCGTTGCGGCTGGCCGCCGACGAGGCGACGGCACTGCTGGTCGCGGCGCGTGCCGTGGCCACGCTGCCCGGTCTGCGCGAGAGCGACCGCGAGGCGCTGCTGCGTGCCACCGCCAAGCTGGAGACGGCGGCCGGTGAGGCGGCGGGGGCCAGTTCCCGGCTTTCGGTCACCTTCGAGTCCGAGGGTGGTGTCTTCGCCGAGGTGGACCGGGCGATCTCGGAGCGCCGTCGGCTCTGGGTGCGGTACTACTCGCCCGCCCGCGACGAGCTGACCGAGCGCGAGGTGGATCCGATCCGGCTGTTCGCCGTCGGCCACACCTACATGGAGGCGTGGTGCCGGCTCTCCGAGGCGCGCCGCACCTTCCGGCTCGACCGTGTCGCCGAGATCCGGATCCTCGACGAGCAGTCGGCGCCGCCCGAGATCGAGCTGCGGGATCTGTCGGAGGGGCTGGTCCAGCCGTCCGCCGAGGACCCGGAGGTCGTGGTCGAGGTGGGCCCCGGCGGCCGCTGGGTCGCCGAGTACTACCCGCACGACCGGGCCGACGAGCTGCCCGACGGGGGACTGCGCATCACCCTGCGGACGCCCGCCCCCGCCTCGCTGCGGCGCCTCGCGCTGCGGCTCGGCAGCGACGGACGGATCGTCTCGCCCCAGGACCTCGCCGACAGCGCCCGGGAGGCCGCCACGGCCGCCCTCGCCGCCTACGACGGCCAGGAGTGA
- the tatA gene encoding Sec-independent protein translocase subunit TatA, whose translation MGRLGPTEIILILVVIILLFGAKKLPDMARSLGKSARILKSEAKAMKSDDQQSAPADPPTPGTPDQAAPRTIQAAPGDVTSSRPVTEPSDTTKR comes from the coding sequence ATGGGTAGGCTCGGCCCCACCGAGATCATTCTGATCCTCGTCGTCATCATCCTGCTGTTCGGCGCCAAGAAGCTCCCCGACATGGCCCGTTCGCTGGGCAAGTCCGCCCGCATCCTCAAGAGCGAGGCCAAGGCGATGAAGTCGGACGACCAGCAGAGCGCCCCTGCCGACCCGCCGACCCCCGGCACCCCGGACCAGGCCGCCCCGCGTACCATCCAGGCCGCGCCCGGCGACGTGACCAGCTCGCGTCCCGTCACCGAGCCCTCGGACACCACCAAGCGCTGA
- the tatC gene encoding twin-arginine translocase subunit TatC — MLKSARKQEKDPEGRMPLVEHLRELRNRMAKGLLAIAAVTVVALAYSEQLMQFLTKSVPKCGPDVTSDGGNCAIVSFNTLIAPFSTTIQVSLVTGLVVASPIWLYQLWAFIAPGLHKSEKKYTYAFVGAAVPLFTAGAYLAYLILPISVKVLISLTPGGSANILSLGDVLDFTLRMVLVFGLAFELPLVLVMLNLTGVLTGRRMAGWWRGVIMGVFVFGAVITPTTDPVGMVALAGPITVLYFGAVGFSLINDRRRARNNPDAELDDDEASSLDLTPEGVEAVEPVGAARALPEQSSGEADGGRSSRPGSYDDIT; from the coding sequence TTGCTCAAGTCTGCCCGCAAGCAGGAGAAGGACCCCGAGGGCCGGATGCCCCTCGTGGAGCACCTGCGTGAACTTCGCAACCGCATGGCGAAGGGCCTTCTGGCCATCGCCGCGGTCACCGTCGTGGCCCTCGCGTACAGCGAGCAGCTCATGCAGTTCCTGACGAAGTCCGTGCCCAAGTGCGGACCCGACGTCACGAGCGACGGTGGAAACTGCGCGATCGTCTCCTTCAACACGCTGATCGCGCCGTTCAGCACGACGATCCAGGTCAGCCTCGTGACCGGCCTCGTCGTCGCCAGCCCGATCTGGCTTTACCAGCTCTGGGCCTTCATCGCGCCCGGCCTGCACAAGAGCGAGAAGAAGTACACCTACGCCTTCGTCGGCGCCGCGGTCCCGCTGTTCACCGCCGGCGCCTACCTTGCGTACCTCATCCTCCCCATCAGCGTGAAGGTCCTCATCAGCCTCACGCCCGGCGGTTCGGCGAACATCCTCTCCCTCGGTGACGTCCTCGACTTCACCCTGCGCATGGTGCTCGTCTTCGGCCTCGCCTTCGAGCTCCCGCTCGTCCTGGTGATGCTGAACCTCACCGGAGTCCTCACCGGTCGCCGCATGGCCGGCTGGTGGCGTGGCGTGATCATGGGCGTCTTCGTCTTCGGCGCCGTCATCACCCCCACCACCGACCCCGTCGGAATGGTCGCGCTGGCCGGACCGATCACCGTCCTGTACTTCGGGGCTGTCGGCTTCTCGCTCATCAACGACCGACGCCGGGCCCGCAACAACCCCGACGCCGAACTCGACGACGACGAGGCATCCAGCCTCGACCTCACCCCCGAGGGCGTCGAAGCCGTCGAGCCCGTCGGTGCCGCCCGCGCCCTGCCCGAGCAGTCCAGTGGCGAGGCCGACGGCGGCAGGTCGTCCCGGCCGGGTAGTTACGACGACATCACCTGA